Part of the Cellulomonas taurus genome, GTCGAGGTCAGGGTGCGCCCGCCGTCGGTGACCTGGTAGCTCGACGAGTACACGGCGGAGGTCGAGTTCAGGTTGGTCGGCGAGCTGGTGACCAGGTCCAGCCCTCGGGCAGCGTCTGGCTGATCGTGCCGTCGACCAGGTTGCTGGCGGTGATCGACCAGGCGAAGGTGGCGGCGACGTTGGTGCCGATGATGCCGTTGCCGTCGACGGTGTCGTCGACACCGGGCGCCGTGCCGTCACCGGTCACGCTGATGCCCAGCGCGTCGATGGTGCCGGTGACGGCGCGGGCGGAGGAGGCGGGCATGGTCACCAGTCCGACAGCCGTCAGGATGACGACGATCAGGCCGGCGACCGCACGGACAGCACGGGCGCTGCCAGGCGAGGCTGAGATGGACAATGAGGCTCCCAAGAGGACAGGTGCCGCCAGACGATCTGGGCACACTGCCTGTCAGGTTCAGCCTGCTGAGTAGGCCCCCTACGCACAGCGGTGGAGCGAAGCGGGAAGATCAGCGTCGATCTGAGTGCGCATGCCCGACGTTCTGGGTGGGACACCCCTACGGCTCATGGCCGGAGCTGCACGCTCCACCTACCGGCGGTGTCCAGCCCCACCAGCACCGGCCCCGCCAGCTCGAGGGTCTGTTCCACCCCGCCGTCCGCACCGAAGCTCATCGACCGCCGATCGCCCGTCAGCGCCACGGCGCGGGCCGTCAGTTCGGCGTCGGCCAGCACCCAGAGCTGCGCCCCGGTGTCGGTCAACCGGACCACGGCGGGGCCGGTGCCTTGCTGGACACCGGCCGACGGCGGGACGTCCTCGGCCGCCAGCACCCGCAGCGACCACTCACCCTCGGCCTCGACCAGCAGCCCGGGATCGTCACCGCGGCTGAGGTCCACCAGGTACTGCCCGGTCAGCGGTGCGGCACCGTCGACCCAGCGGCTGCCGGTGGCGACGCTGCTCACCGCGACCGGACCCGAGCAGGCCGAGCAGTCGAGTGCGGCGACGACGGCCGGGTCGCCGCTCGGGGCCGTGAGGTCGACCACCGCCGGTCCGGTGGCGGTGACCTGCGCCGGGGCGCCGGCCAGCACCGCCCCCAGCTGGAGTTCCTGATCCGGCAGCTGGACCGTGGACGCCGTCGGCATCAGCGGTGACTCGGTGCTCGGCACCGGCTCCGGGTCGGCCGGCGATGAACACCCGGCGACGACGAACACGCAGAGGACGAGGAGGGCGGGACGCACCCGACCATTCTCACCGACCGCGGGCCACCCACCCCCGGGACAGCGGTCCCGGGGTCAGTCCGGCAGGTGGCCGTGCACCAGCCGACCGCGGGACACCACGGCGACGATGTTCTCGGTGCGCAGGTCCGCGATGTCCTCCCACGGCCGTCCGCGCAGGATCACGAAGTCGCTGCCCAACCCGGCACGCAGCCGCCCGGTCACCCCACCCAGACCGATCGCGTCCGCGGCGTCCGAGGTGGCCGACACCAGAGTGCGCTCGGCCGACCAGCGGAACATCGCCGCCATCGTGCGCACCTCCTCCATCTGGTCGCCGAACTGGACGAACTGCCCGGAGGCGTCGGTGCCGAGCACGAACCGCACCCCGGCCTCGGCGGCGGTGGTGAACCCGGCGTCCCGGATCGCGACGACCTCCTGCGCCTTGGCCTGGGCCTCCGCGGAGACCGGGCGCCGCGCCTCGGCGATGATGTCGTTGATCAGCAGGGTGGGGGCCACCGGCAGGTTCCGCTCGACCAGGGTGGCCAGGTGCCGCTCCTCGATCGCGGTGCCGTGCTCGATCGAGTCGACGCCCTCGGCCAGGGCGATGTCCAGGCCCTCGGCGGAGTGGGTGTGCGCGGCGACCAGCAGGTTCATCGCGTGCGCCTCGTCGACGGTGGTGGCGATCTCGGCGCGGGTCTGGTTGCGCCAGCCGACCTTGTCGCCCATCGAGAGCACCCCGCCGGAGGTGTAGATCTTCACGCCGCTGGCCCCGGCCCGCGCCCAGGTGCGGACCAGCTTGCGGCACTCGTCCGGGCTGTCGGCGGTCGGCGGGCGGTACGGGTAGTGCGGCGGCACGAACAGGTCACCGTGGCCGGCGGTCATCCCGACCTGGCCGTGGGACAGCAGGCGCGGACCGGTGAGGATCCCGGCGTCGAAGGCACGGCCGACCGCGAGCTGGATCGAGTCCGCCGCCAGGTCCCGCAGCGTGGTCACGCCGCCCCGGGCGCACCGCAGCGCATTGGCCGCCAGGTGCAGCGAGCGCTCCTCGGCCGGGGTGATCAGCGGCCAGGTCGACGCGTCCTTGGCGGGTTCACCGGCCGGGTACCCGAGGTGCACGTGGGTGTCGATCAGCCCCGGGATCACCGCCAGGTCGGTGTGCCGTCCGGCCGCTTCCTCCACCGCGAGGATCCGGTCCTCGGACCAGGTGAGGCGGCTCGGGCCGTGCAGGCGCTCGCCGTCCCAGAGCGGGAGCCCGTCCAGGTGCTGCTCGATCGTCATGCTGAAAGTCTCTCCTAGAGCTGGGGATGAACGGTGGCCAGGACGGTGCCGTCGTCGCCGACGACCGGGATCTCCCGCCACCGGTCGAACGCACCGCACGGGTGGCTGATCCCGAACCGCAGCGCGGTGCCGGGGGCGAGCCGGACGCCCGCGGGCAGGCGCAGGAACGCGTGGTGGTCGTTCACCCCGGTCACCGTCCAGTCCTCGTGGCCGAGCACCACCGGCAGCCGGTCGTCGGTGGGCACCTCGCGCCGGCCGAAGTCGACGATCGCCAGGGTGTCCTCCGGCTGGGACAGCACCCGGGCGTGCAACTCCAGCGCCGCCCGGAAGGTGTCCCGCAGCGGCGAGGTGCGCTGGTAGACGCCGTGATCATGGGTGAGGTAGCAGCCGGAGCGCAGCACCAGGGTCCCCGGCAGATCGCCGAGGACCGCCAGCACCTCGTCGAAGTAGGAGGAGCCACCGGCGGTGACCAGCGGGGCGTCGACCTGCTCGGCCAGCGCCCGGACCCGGTGCAGCAGCGCCGCGCGGGGCGCGGGGTCGTGAGTCAGCCCCTCGAAGGCGGCGATCCCGGCGAAGGCCACCGCCGGGGTGCCGCGCAATCGGTCGATCAGCGCGCGGGCGGCGTCGTCGTCCCGGAACCCGGTGCGACCACCCGGGGCGCCGAGCTCCACCAGCAGCCGCAGCGGACGGTCCGGGGTGTGCCGGGCGAGCCGGTCCAGCACCAGGTCGAGCCCGGCGTCCGAGTCGACGTAGGTGAGCAGGTCCGGCGCACCGTCGACCAGCAGGTGTCCGGCCACCCAGTCGATCGCCTCGGGGTCGACCAGCAGGTTCGCGTGCAGGATCCGCGGCACGCCCCAGTCGGCCAGCGCGCGGATCTGCCGGGGGGTGGCGGCGGTCATGCCCCAGGCACCCGCGGCCAGCTGCCGACGGACCAGTTCCGGGGACATGTGGGTCTTGGCGTGCGGGGCCAGTGCGGCACCGGCGGCGCGGCAGTACTCGGCCATCGTCGCCAGGTTGTGCGCGAGGGCGGACTCGGAGAGCACCATCCGGCTCATGCCCGCAGCACCCGGCCCGCCCGCTCACCGGTGAACTCGCCGTCCACCACCACCGGGGTCCCGGCCAGCACCGTCCACCGCACGCCGGTCGGTCGCCGCCACGGCTGCTGCACGGTGCCGTCGTGGCCCACGGTCTGCGGGTCGATCACCGCGATGTCCGCGATGGCGCCGGGGGCCAGGTAGCCGCGGCCGGGCAGCCCGATCGCCCGGGCCGGCAGGCTGGTCATCTTGCGCACCGCCTCCGGCCAGCTCAGCACCCCCAGCTCGCGGACGTAGCGGCCCAGCACGGTCGGGAAGCAACCCCAGCCGCGTTGGTGGGCGTTGCCGACCGGCACCGAGTTGTCCGAGCCGATGGCGATCAGCGGGTCGGCCAGGATCGCGCGCACGTCTTCCTCGGCCATCAGGCGGTAGACCATCATCGCGCCGGGGTCGGCCACGATCAGGTCGCACAGGGTGTGCCAGGGATCGCCGCCCAGCTCGGCCAGCGACCGACCGAGCTTCGTGGTGTCCCGGTGCATGGAGACGAACACGCCGTCCGGGCTGGTCTGCGACCAGGAGCCGGAGCCGGGCCCACCGGCGGCGCCCCGCTGGAACAGGTCATGTCGACCCTCCGGCGTGGACAGCCGCCGCACCAGTGCCTCGCGGCCACCGATCTGCGCGGCGGCGGGCAGCAGGGCGGTCAGGAAGCTCTCCCCGGTGGTGTACGGGTAGGCGTCACCGAGCACCTCGATCCCCCGGCCGCGCGCCTCGTGCAGGGTGGCGAGCAGCTCCGCCGACCGGCCGTGGTTCGCCGATCCGGCCGCCTTGCAGTGCGAGACCTGCACCCGGACCCCGGTGCGCCGCGCCACCTCCAACGTCTCGGCCAGGGAGGCGGTCAGACCGTCCCCCTCGTCGCGCATGTGGGTGGCGTAGGGCCGACCCCAGCGCGCGGCGACCGCCGCCAACGCAGCGACCTCCTCGGTGTCGGCGTACACCCCCGGGGCGTAGATCAACCCGGTGGACAGGCCGAACGCCCCCTCCGCGAAGGCCCGGTCGGCCAGCGCGACCATCCGGTCCAGTGCGCCGGGTCGCAGACCCTCGTCCATGCCGTTGGCGCTGATCCGCAGGGTGTGGTGCCCGACCAGCGACGCGACATGCGTGGTGGGTCCGTGCTGCTCGACCGCGTCCAGGTACTCGGCGAAGGACCTGGGCCAGGAGTCCACACCGGCGGCGACCGTGGAGCTGATCGGCCGGTGCAGCTCGACCGCCGTGTCGTCGACCAGCGGTGCCGCCGAGTTGCCGCAGTTGCCGACCACCTCGGTGGTCACTCCCTGCAGCACCTTGAACGGCTGCGGGTCGGCCATGAACGGCACCACGTCGGAGTGGGTGTGCGGGTCGATGAACCCCGGCGTGACCAGCAGGCCGTCGGCCTCGATCACCCGGGTGCCGGTCGGGGTATCCAGGTCGGTGCCGATCGCGGCGACCCGGTCACCGATCACCAGGACATCGGCACGCACCCCGTCGGTCCCGGTGCCGTCCAGCACCGTCCCACCCCGGACCAGCAGGCTCACGACAGCTGGCCCATCCGATCCAGCACCAGGGTGTCCGCGATCGAGACCACCGCGTAGGCCAGCATGGTGACCGCCGCGATGGTGATCGCCGCCGCCCACATCTGGTCGTAGCCGAAGGACCCGGCAGCGCGGGAGATCGCCCCGCCCAGACCCTCACCGGTGGACAGCCACTCGGCGATCATCGCGCCGGTGACGGCGGTCGGCACCGACACCCGGGCGGAGGCCAGGGTTGCCGGGATCGCCGCCGGGAGCGCCACCTTGCGCAGCACCGTCCAGGACGATCCGCCGTAGGCCAGCACCAGGTCGCGGTGCTCGCCGGTCACCGAGCGCAGTCCGAACAGGATGTTCGCCAGCGCGGGCAGGAAGACCACCAGCAGCACGATCACCGTGACCCCGGTGACGTCCCGGCCGAAGATCAGCGTGATCAGCGGGGTCATCACCACCAGCGGGATGGATCGCAGCACCATCGCGGTCGGCATCACGATCCGCTCCGCCACCGGGGAGATGCAGAAGACCACCGCGAGCAGGAAGGCACCGGCCAGTCCGACCAGGTAGCCGATCCCGGCGTCACGCAGCGTGACGGCCAGGTTGTCGGCGATCACCGTGCGGTTGTCGGCCGCGCCGTCCGTGGTGAACAGCCACTCGAACACCTGCCACGGCTGGCGGGCGATCAGCGGGTTGACGTCGAAGGCGAACAGCACCAGCGACCAGATGGCGACGGCGATCACGACCGCGATCAGCAGGGTGCCGATCCGGCGGAGCAGGAAGGTGGTCATCCGCGGCGCTCCTTCGCCCAGGGGGTGGCCAGTCGGCCGAGCAACCCGACCAGCCCGTACCCGGCCAGCGAGATCAGCCCGGTGAGGATGCTCAGCGCCCACACCCGGTCCGGCATGATCTGGCGCTGCGCGGCATTGAGCGCCACGCCGATCCCGGAGTCGATCCCGCCCAGGTACTCCCCGACGATCGCGCCGAGCAGCGCGCCGGGCACCGCCACCTGCAACGCGGTGGCCAGGGCGGGCAGCGCGGAGATGAGCTGCACCTTGCGGATCTGGGTCCACCGACCACCGCCGTAGGCGGCGACCAGGTCCAGCGAGCTGCGGGAGGCCGACTTCATACCCAGCAGCGCACCGACCAGCGTGGTGAAGAAGACCAGCAGCGCACCCAGGAAGATCGCCGAGGCCCGGCCGCCGAACATCGCCATGATGATCGGGCCGATCGCGGTCAGCGGCAGGCAGGAGCTGATCACCCCGACCTGGGTGACCACGCCCTCCAGCTTCGGGACGACCAGCACGAGGGAGGCGACCGCCAGGGCGATCAGGTTGCCCCACAGGTAGCCCTGACCGGCCCGGCTCAGCGTCGGTGCCAGGTTCGCGGAGTAGAACGACCAGCCGTCCCGGCCGACCGAGCGCAGCACGGCGTCCGGGGTCGGGAAGCTGGTGGAGTTGGTCAGCCCGGCGGTCATCGCCCACCACAGGGCGATCAGCAGCAGGATGCCGACGGTGCCGCCGACCCAGGGGCGGGCCAGCGCGGAACGGAATGCCGACACTCAGTGCTCCCCGAACAACAGTCCGGACAGGTGGTCGACCACCTCGTGGAACTCGGGTGTGCGCATCAGTTCCGGGGTGCGCGGCCGCTCGAACGGGATCTCCACGATCTCGACGATCCGGCCCGGCCGGGCGGACATCACCGCGACGTAGTCGGACAGCAGCGCCGCCTCGGAGATGCCGTGCGTGACCATCAGGGTGGTGGCCGAGCGCTCGGTCCAGATCCGCTGCAGCTCGAAGTTCAGCCGCTGCCGGGTCATGTCGTCCAGCGCGCCGAAGGGCTCGTCCAGCAGCAGGAAGTCCGGGTGCACCGCCAGCGCCCGGGCGATGGACGCGCGCTGGCGCATGCCGCCGGACAGGTGTGCCGGACGGGCGTTCTCAAAGCCGGTCAGGCCGACCAGCTCGATCAGCTCGTCCACGGTGCCGTCGTCCTGGCGACCCTGGATCTCCAGCGGCAACTGGATGTTCTTGCGCACCGACCGCCAGGGCAGCAGCGCCGGGTCCTGGAAGGCGATGCCCATCCCGGGGGCGCGCTTGCCGGTGGCGACCTCGGTGCCGTTGACCGCGACGGTCCCGGCCGTGGCGGTCTCCAACCCGGCCAGGATGCGCAGCACCGTCGACTTGCCGCAGCCGGAGGGGCCGAGCAAGGACAGGAACGACCCGCGCGGGGTGCTCAGGCTGACGTCGGCCAATGCCTGCACCTGGCGGCGGCCGGTCGTGAACACCTTGTCCAGGCCGGTGATCTGGATGCCGGGCGGAACGGGCGCACCCGCCCCCGCGTCCACCGAGGGGGGCGGGGACGGGGAGGCGGGTGCGGTCTGGGGGGATTCGGTCACTTCAGAAGATCCGGGTTCTCCGCGATGACCTCGTCCAGCAGGCTGAGGTCGAACAGTTCGTCGGCGGTGATGTCGATGCCGGCGAAGGCCAGCGAGTCGATGGTGCCCTGCTGCAGATCGTCCGAGATCGTCAGCAGGCCGTTGGCCTGGGTGTCGTCGGTGGCGATCAGCTCGGCCTGCCGGTCGAAGGCCAGGGTCATCGCGTCGCGGTCGTACTCCTGGTCCTTGCCGTACTTGTCGACGGTCAGGGAGACGGCGCGCTCCGGGTCGTCCAGCGCGCCCTGCCAGCCCTGCACGGTGGCGAGCAGGAACGCCTTGAGCTCGTCCGGCCGCTCGTCGATGGTCTGCTGCGAGGCGACCAGCACCTCGCCCACGATCGGCAGCCCCTCGTCGGCGAGCAGGAACTCGACGGCGTCGAAGCCCGCCTGCACCAGGGTGGTGGCGCCGGAGGTGGTGTAGCCGATGTAGCCGTCGACCTGGCCGGTGGTCAGCATCGAGGTGTCGGACAGCGGCACCGTGGTCACGTCCGCGGCGTCGATGTCGTTCGCGGCCAGGAACGCGTTCCAGACCAGAGTGTTCGAGTCGGAGACGGCGATGGTCTTGCCCGCCAGGTCGTCCGGGCCCTCGATCGGGTCGGAGGCGGCGGAGACCAGCGCGAACGGGTTGCGCTGGTAGGTGGCACCGATGATCTTGACCTCGGCACCCGCCTGGATCGCGGGGGCGGTGATCAGCGGGGAGGACAGGCCGACCAGCGCCTGGCCACCGGCGACCGCGGCCTCGGCGGAGGTGGCCGAGGAGCCACCGGCGGTGAGCGTGACGTCCTCGAACCCGGCGTCGGTGTAGAGCCCGTCCTCGACGGCGACGTACTCACCGGCGAACTGGGTGTTCTTCAGCCAGGACAGCTGCACGCTCACGGCCGGGAAGCCGCCGTCGGAGCCGGAGGTACCGGCGGAGCTGGTGCCGTCGGCACCGTCGGAGCTGGAGCAGGCGGTCAGCAGCAGGAGTCCAGCGGCTGTTGCGGCGACCGCGGAGAGCAGCCCCTTGACACGGGCACGGGAGGTGCGGGTCACGTCTACCTCGGATCAGGTTCGGGCGGCCCTCGGACGGGCCACGAGTACGACGGGGTTCATGCAACCCTCCAGCCCCGGCGCGCCGCCATGTGGGATCGTCCGAAGTCCGACCGCCCCGATGGTGCGATCCGTTGTGCATCCCACCGAGGGCGGTCACATGCCGGACATCTGATCACCCCGCGCTGGCCGATCCTCCAGCCGCAGGAGGCACCCGCGGCCTGGTCGTTGGGTGATCGTCCGATGTTGCGTCCGAGACCGCTGTGATGGACTTTTCGGCACCCCCGATTCCCCTGTCGAGAGGACGCGCGTCCCTGTGTGGCCCACCGCTGAACTCCATGTGCACATCGAGGGCACCCTGGAGGCGCCCCTGATCCGTGCCCTGGCCCAGCGCCACGGCCTGCCCGTCCCTGCCGGGATCGACGACCGAGCTCCCTACCCTGATCTGCAGGCGTTCCTGGACGTCTACTACGCGAACCTCACGGTGCTGCGCACCGAGCAGGACTTCGCCGAGTTGACCACCGCCTACCTGGAGCGGGCTGCGGCCGCCGGGGTGCGGCACGCGGAGATCTTCGTCGACCCGCAATCGCACACCGACCGCGGCGTCCCGATCGCCGCGGTGCTGGACGGCGTGCTCGGCGCCCTGGAGGCCGGACGTGAGCGGTTCGGCATCAGCTCGGGTCTGATCGTCTGCTTCCTGCGCCACCTCGGTCCGCAGGCGGCCGCCGACACCCTGGAGGCCGTGCTGCCCTGGCGGGACCGCCTGCTCGGGGTCGGCCTGGACTCCTCCGAGGTGGGCTTCCCGCCGTCGCTGTTCCGCGCCGTGTTCGCCCGGGCCGCCGAGCTGGGGCTGCGCCGGGTCGCGCATGCGGGCGAGGAGGCCGGGCCGGACTACGTGTGGGAGGCCCTGGACGTGCTGGGTGCGGAGCGGATCGACCACGGCAACCGTGCCCTGGAGGACGCCGAGCTGGTCGCGGTGCTCCGCGAGCGCCGGATCCCGCTCACCGTCTGCCCGCTGTCCAACCTGGCACTGCGCACCGCCGGACCCGACCTGGCCGACCACCCGCTGGCCGTGATGCTCGACGAGGGCCTGCTCGCCTCGGTGCACTCCGACGACCCCGCGTACTTCGGCGGCTACCTGGACGACAACGTCCGGGCGCTGACCACCGCGGGCGCCCTGCCCGAGTCCCTGCTCGGACCGCTGGCGGTCAACGCCGTGCGTTCCGCCTTCGTCGACGAGGAGCGGCGCGCCGAGCTGCTCGCCGCGATCAGCGCGCACGCCGCCCGGATCGGCGCACCCGACCCGGTGGGGGTGGCCGCCTGATGCGCGCCGCCGAACTGACCGTCGGTCGCCGGTTCGTCGTCGCGCTCGACCCCGGCGACGAGGTGCTGGAGGCCCTGGCGAAGCTCTGCGCGGAGCAGGACATCCGCCAGGCCACCATCCCGGTGTTCTCCGGTGCGTTCCGCAGCGCCCGGTTCATCGCCGCGCACACCCCGGTGGACGATCAGGAGCCGCCGCTGCCCCAGGAGGTCACCGTGACCTACACCGAGGGCATCGGCTCCGGCACCATCCTGTGGGACCAGGACACCGCCCGCGCCGTCCCGCACCTGCACGTCGCCCTCGGGGTGAAGAACACCGGCGCCACCGGCTACGCCGGGCACCTGCTCGGCGGCGAGGTGCACTACACCGCGGAGGTCGTGGTCGAGGAGGTGCTCTCCCCCGCCCTGCTCCGGGTGCCGGACGCCCGCGCCCACGGGATCGCAACCCTGCACTTCGGCTGAGCCACCCCCGCGCCCCGCGTGCCCGCCCCGGGAGCGGCGGTTCCCCCGCGCCCGCCCGCACTCCCACGCCGAGATCGGCAGCTTGCCCCCCGCACCCCCACACTCCCGCGTCGAGGTCGGCGCCCTCGGGGGCCCGGCGCGCTCCGCGCCGAGGTCGGCAGTTCGCGCCGCATCCGGCCCGGCGAACTGCCGAACTCAGGGCGCTACTGCCGACCTCGGGCGCGCGTGCCGACCCCGGGGGCGCGTGCCGACCTCGGGGGCGCGTGCCGACCCCGGGGGGCGCGTGCCGGCCCCCGGGACCACCCGCCGCACCCGGGGGGAGGGCTGAGCCGGGCGCGCGAAGGCCCCCGCACCCGGTCGGTGTGCGGGGGCCGTCCTCGCGGCGGATCAGCGCACGGTCAGCGCGTTCGCCTTCGCCTGGGCACCGAGCCACGCCAGGCTGGGCTTCGGGTGACGCTCGAACGTCTCCCGGTCCCAGCCGATCAGGCCGAAGGTCGGCCGGAAGCCGCTGGCCCACTCGTAGTTGTCGAGCAGGCTCCAGTGCAGGTACCCCTCGACGGTGATCCCGTCGGAGATCGCCTCGTGCAGGTGGGCCAGTGCCGCCTCGGTGTAGTCGATCCGGCGCGGGTCGTCGCTGGTCGCGATGCCGTTCTCGGTGACGAACACCGGCACGCCCCCGGTCAGCTCCCAGGCGGAGCGCACGCCCTCGGCCATCGCCGCCGGGTAGTACTCCCAGCCGGTGAGGGTGGTCTCCACCCCGTCCGGCACCTGGCGCGGTCCGTCCGGTCCGATGATGGTGCGGGTGTACGCCTGGACGCCGACCCAGTCGTCGCCCTTCGACATCTCCAGGTACCAGTCGTCGCGCGGGTAGCCGTACTCGTGCTTGACGTCCTCGCAGCCGGGTTCGGCCTGGAACGCCTGCGTGGCGATGGTCCACCCGGCGCGGATGCCGCCCACGCCGGACAGGATCTCCTGCGCCCGGTGGTGGCAGTCGAGCAGGGTGTCGGCGACCGCCAGGTCGGGGGCGGGCAGGCCATACGCGACCAGGTTGGCCGGGTCCTCGCCGCCGGCGATCATCGCGGCGATGTTCGGCTCGTTGATCGTGGTGACCCACTCGACGTCGTTGCCGAGCACCGGCAGGGCGGTCTCCACGTACCGGGCGAAGCGGTCGGTGGCGTCCGACGCCCGCCACATCCCCTCCTGCGCGAACCAGCGCGGCACGGTGAAGTGCATCAGGGTGACCATCGGGGTGATGCCCAGTTCGAGTGCGGTGTCCACCATGCGCCGGTAGTGGTCGATCTCCGCCCGGGAGACGAAGCCCTTCTCCGGCTCGATCCGTGCCCACTCGATGCTGAACCGGTAGGTGTCCAGGCCGGAGTCCTTGAGCAGCCGCATGTCCTCGGCGTACCGGTGGTAGCTGTCGGCGGCGTCGCCGGAGGGCTCGACGATGCTGGTGCCCTCGGCGTGCTCACGCGGCCACCAGTCGGAGTTGATGTTGTTGCCCTCGACCTGGTGGCCGGCGGTGGCGGCGCCCCAGTGGAAGCCGTCGGGGAACTGCAGGGTGTGTGCCACGGGATGTGTCCTTACTCGGTGTGGGAGGCCCAGAAGTCGGCCAGCAGGTCCGCTGTCGCTGCCGGGGCCTCGAGATTCGGTGAGTGCGCCGCGCCCGGCAGCACCGCGTAGCGGCCGCCGAGTTGCTCGGCGGTGCGGCGCTGCCATGACTGCGGCCACGCGATGTCGTCGTGCTCGCCGTGCGCCACCAGCACCGGCAGGCCGGTGGCGGCCAGTGCGGGGGTGACGTCCGTGGTGTCGGCCAGGATGTCGATGGCGGCGATGAGCTGGGCGGTGCTGGTGGCCAGGGACCGCTGACGGTGGAACTCCGCCTCCGGGTCCAGCTCGACCGGTTCGCCCTGGGCCAGGGACCAGGCGAGCTCGGGGTTGTCCAGACTCCACAGGTCGGCCGCACCACCCGCCGCCAGGAGCCGTGCGCGGAGGTCGGCCTTGCGACCGGGCCAGCCGTGCGGGCCGGAGCAGAGCAGGGTGAGCGACCGGAACCGCGCCGGGTCGGCCACCGCGGCGGCCGAGGCCACCGTGCCGCCGAAGGAGTGCCCGAGCAGGTGCACCGGGCCGCCGATCAGGTCGACCACCTGGTGCAGGTCGCCCGCCAGCAGGTCCAGGCCGTAGTCGGCCACCCGGGGCAGCGACACCGAGTCGCCCTGCCCGCGCTGGCTGATCGCCCAGGCGTCGAACCCGCGCTCGGCCAGCAGCGGCAGCAGCACCCGGTGGTCCTCCTTGGACCCGGTGAACCCGGGGACCAGGAGCGCCGTGCCACGGCTCCGGCCGGAGGGCACCGCGTGCAGGGCCGTCAGCTCGCCCACGCCGATCCGCAGG contains:
- a CDS encoding glycoside hydrolase family 1 protein, translated to MAHTLQFPDGFHWGAATAGHQVEGNNINSDWWPREHAEGTSIVEPSGDAADSYHRYAEDMRLLKDSGLDTYRFSIEWARIEPEKGFVSRAEIDHYRRMVDTALELGITPMVTLMHFTVPRWFAQEGMWRASDATDRFARYVETALPVLGNDVEWVTTINEPNIAAMIAGGEDPANLVAYGLPAPDLAVADTLLDCHHRAQEILSGVGGIRAGWTIATQAFQAEPGCEDVKHEYGYPRDDWYLEMSKGDDWVGVQAYTRTIIGPDGPRQVPDGVETTLTGWEYYPAAMAEGVRSAWELTGGVPVFVTENGIATSDDPRRIDYTEAALAHLHEAISDGITVEGYLHWSLLDNYEWASGFRPTFGLIGWDRETFERHPKPSLAWLGAQAKANALTVR
- a CDS encoding alpha/beta fold hydrolase; translation: MTGFGGAGATTLRIGVGELTALHAVPSGRSRGTALLVPGFTGSKEDHRVLLPLLAERGFDAWAISQRGQGDSVSLPRVADYGLDLLAGDLHQVVDLIGGPVHLLGHSFGGTVASAAAVADPARFRSLTLLCSGPHGWPGRKADLRARLLAAGGAADLWSLDNPELAWSLAQGEPVELDPEAEFHRQRSLATSTAQLIAAIDILADTTDVTPALAATGLPVLVAHGEHDDIAWPQSWQRRTAEQLGGRYAVLPGAAHSPNLEAPAATADLLADFWASHTE